The following proteins come from a genomic window of Salvia hispanica cultivar TCC Black 2014 chromosome 4, UniMelb_Shisp_WGS_1.0, whole genome shotgun sequence:
- the LOC125221043 gene encoding wound-induced protein 1-like: MEAHSAAASPENPKIGTVRCLYDALAAGNRRISGLIASDLEWWFHGPQNCHYMMKTLTRKFSPADFKFEPRSIEVVDDDCVIVEGWEGDQVYWVHVWTLQNGVITQFREYFNTWLTVKDLKRRRQPLVKYMSGAATLWRSHPQDLAKRSLPELMLAI; this comes from the coding sequence ATGGAGGCACACTCCGCCGCCGCATCGCcggaaaatccaaaaatcgGCACGGTGCGCTGCCTCTATGATGCATTAGCGGCCGGGAACAGGAGAATCTCGGGCCTCATAGCGAGCGACCTAGAGTGGTGGTTCCACGGCCCACAGAACTGCCACTACATGATGAAGACGCTCACCAGGAAATTCTCCCCGGCCGATTTCAAGTTCGAGCCGCGGAGCATCGAGGTGGTCGACGACGACTGCGTTATCGTGGAGGGGTGGGAGGGGGATCAGGTGTATTGGGTGCACGTGTGGACCCTCCAAAACGGCGTGATCACGCAGTTTAGAGAGTATTTCAATACTTGGCTAACCGTCAAGGATTTAAAGCGGCGGCGGCAGCCGCTTGTTAAGTATATGAGCGGCGCCGCTACTCTATGGAGGAGTCACCCTCAGGACTTGGCCAAACGGTCGTTGCCGGAGCTGATGCTTGCCATTTGA
- the LOC125221044 gene encoding uncharacterized protein LOC125221044 has translation MTRIMFSFGDKILGGIRAIQEQEQVSTLIRHRTFVHQEHGLAHQRVVDAFGATYLRKPNAENCQFLMQMHDKVHDFLRMLGSIDCMHWGWKNCPTAWRGQFTNGYKGTHPTMILEAIVDHCLLIWHAHFGVSGSNNDINLLNTSSLFTEQCNGNFTVIKFTANGRQHHMRYYLADDIYPSWPVFLKMISFPTDLKRAFFAQRQESARKDMER, from the exons ATGACACGCATAATGTTTTCTTTTGGGGACAAGATTCTCGGAGGTATTCGTGCAATACAAGAACAAGAGCAGGTCTCGACGCTCATCCGCCATCGGACATTCGTCCACCAAGAGCATGGCCTAGCTCATCAAC GTGTGGTTGACGCCTTCGGCGCCACATATTTGCGCAAGCCGAATGCCGAAAATTGCCAGTTcctgatgcagatgcacgatAAGGTGCACGACTTTCTTAGAATGTTAGggagcatagattgtatgcactgggggtggaagaattgtccgaCAGCATGGAGAGGCCAATTCACCAATGGGTATAAGGGTACccacccgacgatgatccttgaagccATCGTTGACCACTGTCTTTTAATCTGGCATGCTCATTTTGGCGTATCCGGGTcaaacaacgacatcaacttGCTGAACACGTCGAGTCTCTTCACCGAACAATGCAATGGAAACTTTACGGTTATCAAGTTCACTGCCAACGGACGACAGCATCATATGAGGTACTACTTAGCCGATGATATATACCCGAGTTGGCCAGTTTTCTTGAAGATGATCTCCTTCCCAACGGATCTGAAGAGAGCCTTTTTTGCACAACGACAAGAGTCTGCACGGAAGGATATGGAGCGATGA
- the LOC125219405 gene encoding uncharacterized protein LOC125219405 gives MAAALTSNRLRTETAQLLHSPPSFPRPRGALNLRKQSPLPLRSIGLVRSSATTEVEYARTAEEEEEGRILRVGLICGGPSAERGISLNSARSVLDHIQGDDLHVSCYYIDYAMKAFAISSAQLYSNTPADFDFKLESLAQGFESLAEFVQHLATSVDIVFPVIHGRFGEDGGIQELLEKSNIPFVGTQSSECRTAFDKYDASLELDRQGFVTVPSFLVQGYEFEQTELSNWFSNHNLDVEQGKVVVKPARAGSSIGVAVAYGVTDSLTKANAIISEGIDDKVVVEIFLEGGREFTTIVLDVSSGLDCQPVALLPTEVELQSHSNVDLSEKDVIFNYRRKYLPTQQVAYHTPPRFPEDVTRLIREGASLLFHRLGLRDFARIDGWFLPPSANARYLKGNKFGHSESGTIVFTDINLISGMEQTSFLFQQASKVGFSHSNILRTVIQHACLRFPSLHRYSVVSSPYLEKKYSKPNKSPAKHQDQRRKVYVIFGGDTSERQVSLMSGTNVWLNLQTFSDLEVTPCLLASSTNGSRAVWSLPYSVVLRHTTEEVLDACIEAIEPVRAALTSHLRSQVMDEIAEGLKKHTWFTGFDISDDIPKRLYLDQWIKQAKEEGAAVFIAVHGGIGEDGTLQSLLEAEGVPYTGPGVFASKTCMDKVATSFALQHLASHGVLTINKEVRRKEELLKIPPLETWHDLTSKLGSDTVCVKPARDGCSTGVARLCCDGDLAVYIKVLESGLARIPPNSLSKAHGMIEMPIPTPELLIFEPFVETDEIVVSPDTHDFLWEGNSRWVEITVGVIGKRGAMRSLTPSITVKETGDILSLEEKFQGGTGINLTPPPLSIISTEALEKCKEHIELIANTLQLEGFSRIDAFVNVDSGEVLIIEVNTVPGMTPSTVLIHQALTEKPPMYPHHFFRTLLDLASQRCL, from the exons ATGGCCGCCGCACTCACCTCCAACCGCCTCCGAACTGAAACCGCGCAGCTGCTCCACTCTCCTCCGTCCTTCCCTCGCCCTCGTGGTGCTCTCAACCTCAGGAAGCAGAGTCCACTTCCCCTCCGCAGCATTGGATTGGTGAGATCCTCCGCCACGACCGAGGTTGAGTATGCCCGCACTgccgaggaagaagaggaaggtAGGATACTGCGAGTTGGACTCATCTGCGGCGGTCCTTCCGCCGAGCGCGGAATTTCTCTCAACTCCGCCCGATCAGTGCTCGATCATATTCAG GGAGATGATTTGCACGTGAGTTGCTATTACATAGACTACGCTATGAAAGCTTTCGCCATTTCGTCTGCTCAGCTCTACTCGAACACACCTGCCGATTTTGATTTCAAACTTGAAAG CCTTGCGCAAGGCTTTGAGTCGTTAGCTGAATTCGTCCAACACCTTGCCACCTCTGTCGATATAGTATTTCCGGTCATACATGGTCGTTTTGGCGAAGACGGAGGGATTCAA GAGCTATTGGAGAAATCGAATATTCCTTTCGTTGGAACGCAGTCTAGTGAATGTCGCACTGCATTTGACAAA TATGATGCCTCGTTGGAGCTTGACAGACAAGGATTCGTTACAGTACCGAGCTTCCTGGTACAG GGATATGAATTCGAACAAACTGAGTTGTCAAATTGGTTCAGTAACCATAATTTGGATGTCGAACAAGGAAAAGTTGTG GTAAAACCAGCAAGAGCTGGATCGAGTATTGGAGTTGCTGTTGCTTATGGTGTTACTGATTCTCTAACAAAAGCTAATGCAATCATTTCAGAG GGAATTGATGATAAAGTTGTTGTGGAAATTTTCCTAGAAGGTGGCAGAGAATTTACAACCATCGTTCTCGATGTAAGTTCTGGCCTCGATTGCCAGCCAGTTGCTCTACTCCCAACTGAG GTGGAACTTCAATCTCACAGCAACGTCGATTTAAGTGAAAAGGACGTCATTTTTAACTATAGGCGAAAATATCTACCAACACAGCAG GTTGCTTACCATACTCCACCTCGATTTCCAGAAGATGTAACTAGACTTATTCGTGAAGGTGCCTCTCTGTTATTTCATCGGCTTGGCCTGCGTGATTTTGCTAGAATCGATGGTTGGTTTTTGCCACCTTCGGCTAATGCTAGGTACCTTAAAGGCAATAAGTTTGGGCACTCGGAGTCAGGGACAATAGTGTTCACTGATATTAACCTG ATAAGTGGTATGGAGCAAACAAGTTTCTTATTTCAGCAAGCTTCAAAGGTTGGATTTTCCCACTCCAATATTCTTCGCACCGTAATCCAACATGCTTGCTTGCGGTTTCCCAGCCTCCACCGTTATAGTGTGGTGTCAAGTCCATATCTAGAGAAGAAATATTCGAAACCTAACAAATCTCCTGCAAAACATCAAGATCAAAGGAGGAAAGTTTATGTTATTTTCGGTGGAGACACTTCAGAGCGACAAGTATCCCTTATGAGTGGAACTAATGTCTGGCTaaatttacaaacatttaGCGAT CTCGAGGTGACACCTTGCTTGCTCGCATCCAGTACAAACGGCTCAAGGGCGGTTTGGTCCTTACC ATATTCTGTGGTGCTGAGGCATACTACTGAGGAAGTTTTGGACGCATGCATTGAGGCCATTGAGCCTGTTCGAGCAGCGCTGACTTCTCACTTGCGAAGTCAAGTAATGGATGAGATCGCAGAAGGGTTGAAGAAACACACTTGGTTCACAGGGTTCGATATATCTGATGACATACCAAAGAGACTTTACCTTGACCAATGGATCAAGCAAGCTAAAGAAGAAGGGGCAGCTGTTTTTATTGCTG TTCATGGTGGAATAGGCGAAGATGGTACTCTTCAGTCGCTATTGGAGGCCGAGGGAGTTCCCTATACTG GTCCCGGAGTTTTTGCTTCCAAGACATGTATGGATAAAGTAGCAACGTCGTTTGCCCTCCAACAT CTTGCATCTCACGGTGTCCTAACAATCAATAAGGAAGTAAGAAGGAAAGAGGAACTACTAAAAATCCCACCACTCGAAACATGGCATGATTTAACATCAAAACTCGGTTCTGACACAGTCTGCGTTAAACCAGCTAGAGACGGTTGCTCAACTGGAGTAGCAAGATTATG TTGTGATGGGGACCTTGCTGTGTATATCAAAGTGCTAGAGAGTGGCCTAGCGCGGATTCCTCCTAATAGTTTGTCAAAG GCGCACGGGATGATTGAAATGCCAATTCCTACTCCAGAGCTCTTGATATTCGAGCCCTTTGTTGAGACTGATGAGATAGTTGTTTCACCCGATACACATGACTTTCTGTGGGAAGGCAATAGCCGATGGGTCGAGATAACAGTTGGCGTGATCGGTAAACGCGGGGCAATGAGGTCTTTGACTCCTAGCATCACTGTTAAAGAAACTGGAGATATACTATCACTAGAGGAGAAATTTCAAG GCGGAACCGGCATCAACTTGACACCACCACCCCTCTCAATAATAAG TACGGAAGCCCTTGAGAAATGTAAAGAACACATTGAACTCATAGCGAACACTCTCCAGTTGGAAGGATTTTCGCGAATTGATGCGTTTGTGAATGTTGACAGTGGCGAG GTGTTGATCATTGAGGTTAACACAGTTCCTGGGATGACACCTTCCACAGTCCTAATTCATCAG GCACTTACAGAGAAACCTCCCATGTATCCTCACCATTTCTTTCGGACACTGCTGGACTTAGCTTCTCAAAGATGTCTGTAA